One Microvirga thermotolerans DNA window includes the following coding sequences:
- a CDS encoding ABC transporter ATP-binding protein, whose product MLEVRDLRSAYGRIEVLKGVSLDVKAGEVVALVGSNGAGKTTLLRSLSGVQPITGGEILFNGQRIDRLPPHRRVELGITQSPEGRQVFGPLTVEDNLRLGAYRRRDKEIGQDRDRVFAMFPVLAEKRHLLAGGLSGGQQQMLAIGRALMGRPKLLLLDEPSLGLSPLLVDQILDAIVSLRRDGITVLLVEQNASAALAIADRGYVLETGKVAFSGAGSALLADPQVKAAYLGID is encoded by the coding sequence GTGCTTGAGGTCAGGGATCTCAGGAGCGCCTACGGGCGCATCGAAGTGCTCAAGGGCGTCAGCCTCGACGTGAAGGCGGGCGAAGTGGTGGCGCTGGTCGGCTCCAACGGCGCGGGGAAGACGACCCTGCTGCGTTCGCTGTCGGGCGTCCAGCCGATCACGGGCGGCGAGATCCTGTTCAACGGCCAGCGCATCGACCGCCTCCCCCCGCACCGGAGGGTGGAACTCGGGATCACGCAGTCGCCGGAAGGCCGGCAGGTTTTCGGACCGCTGACGGTCGAGGACAATCTCCGCCTCGGGGCCTACCGGCGGCGCGACAAGGAGATCGGCCAGGACCGGGACCGCGTCTTCGCCATGTTTCCGGTGCTCGCCGAGAAGCGCCATCTGCTGGCCGGCGGCCTGTCGGGCGGCCAGCAGCAGATGCTCGCCATCGGCCGGGCGCTCATGGGGCGCCCGAAGCTCCTGCTCCTCGACGAGCCGTCGCTGGGACTGTCGCCGCTGCTCGTCGATCAGATCCTCGATGCCATCGTGTCGCTCCGACGCGACGGCATCACGGTGCTCCTCGTCGAGCAGAATGCCAGCGCCGCCCTTGCGATCGCCGACCGGGGCTACGTGCTGGAGACCGGCAAGGTGGCCTTCAGCGGCGCGGGTTCGGCGCTCCTGGCCGATCCGCAGGTGAAGGCGGCCTATCTCGGCATCGATTGA
- a CDS encoding DUF2783 domain-containing protein — protein sequence MNALITENRLPDPDVAYRALIDAHRGLSDEDSAALNSRLVLILANHIGDEAVLREALALARRSMEPAGAATT from the coding sequence TTGAACGCACTCATCACCGAGAACCGCCTGCCCGACCCGGATGTCGCTTACCGGGCGCTCATCGACGCACATCGAGGCTTGTCGGACGAAGACAGCGCCGCGCTCAACAGCCGCCTCGTGCTGATCCTCGCCAATCACATTGGAGACGAAGCCGTCCTGCGGGAAGCTCTGGCGCTGGCGAGGCGGAGCATGGAGCCGGCAGGCGCCGCAACAACCTGA
- a CDS encoding FAD-dependent oxidoreductase has translation MNTRKTLYQFGYRRCRDQDAAFPVRHPVVVVGAGPVGLCAAIDLAQRGVPVVLLDDADRIGEGSRGICYAKRTLEILDRLGVAQPCLERGVTWKVGKVFQRDDLLYAFDLLPEDGHKMPAFINLQQYYLEHALVMRAGELPDLDLRWRNKVIGLKPRNDGVTLTVETPEGPYDLDADWVVAADGARSGLRGMLGLEFKGEVFEDRFLIADVKMQGDFPPERWFWFDPPFHEGRSALLHKQPDDVWRIDLQLGPDADARQEQEPERVMPRLRQMLGHDNFTLEWVSVYTFQCRRLERFVHGRVIFAGDAAHQVSPFGARGANSGIQDAENLAWKLALVLKGEAPERLIETYDLERSAAADENIGHSTRSTDFIAPRSAQELRFRDAVLSLARHVPFAKRMVNSGRLSMPSTYETPLSTPDRDAWAGTARLGAPLPDAPMRDRSGRPVWLLEALGGEETIIHVPNGEAPPAGRRVVTIGEDLIDEGGYFARRFDAAPGSTYLIRPDQHLAARWRHMEPSAIERASRRLRGLEGGSA, from the coding sequence ATGAACACCCGCAAAACCCTTTACCAGTTCGGCTATCGCCGCTGCCGGGACCAGGACGCCGCGTTCCCTGTCCGGCACCCTGTGGTCGTCGTCGGGGCGGGACCGGTCGGCCTGTGCGCCGCCATCGATCTGGCGCAACGCGGCGTGCCGGTCGTGCTGCTGGACGACGCCGACCGCATCGGCGAAGGGTCGCGCGGCATCTGTTACGCGAAGCGCACCCTCGAAATCCTCGACCGCCTCGGCGTGGCGCAGCCCTGCCTGGAACGGGGCGTGACCTGGAAGGTCGGCAAGGTGTTCCAGCGGGACGACCTGCTCTACGCCTTCGACCTTCTGCCCGAGGACGGGCACAAGATGCCGGCCTTCATCAACCTTCAGCAATACTACCTGGAGCACGCCCTCGTCATGCGGGCCGGCGAACTGCCGGATCTCGACCTCCGCTGGCGCAACAAGGTCATCGGCCTCAAGCCCCGCAACGATGGCGTGACGCTCACGGTCGAAACTCCGGAGGGCCCCTACGATCTCGATGCCGATTGGGTGGTGGCCGCCGACGGGGCGCGTTCGGGCTTGCGCGGAATGCTTGGCCTGGAATTCAAGGGCGAGGTGTTCGAGGACCGCTTCCTGATCGCGGACGTGAAGATGCAGGGCGACTTCCCGCCCGAGCGCTGGTTCTGGTTCGATCCGCCTTTCCACGAAGGCCGCTCCGCCCTGCTTCACAAGCAGCCCGACGACGTCTGGCGGATCGATCTTCAACTCGGCCCCGACGCCGACGCAAGGCAGGAGCAGGAGCCGGAGCGCGTCATGCCCCGTCTCAGGCAGATGCTGGGCCATGACAATTTCACGCTCGAATGGGTGTCCGTCTACACCTTCCAGTGCCGCCGTCTGGAGCGCTTCGTGCATGGCCGTGTGATCTTTGCCGGCGACGCGGCCCATCAGGTCTCGCCCTTCGGCGCCCGCGGCGCGAATTCGGGCATTCAGGATGCCGAGAATCTGGCCTGGAAACTCGCTCTCGTCCTCAAGGGGGAGGCGCCGGAGCGGCTGATCGAGACCTACGACCTCGAGCGTTCCGCCGCCGCGGACGAGAATATCGGTCACTCCACCCGCTCGACCGATTTCATCGCGCCGCGCTCCGCGCAGGAACTGCGCTTCCGCGATGCGGTCCTGTCCCTCGCGCGTCACGTGCCTTTCGCCAAGCGCATGGTGAATTCGGGCAGGCTTTCCATGCCCTCCACCTACGAGACGCCCCTGTCCACGCCCGACCGGGACGCCTGGGCCGGCACCGCCCGCCTCGGCGCTCCTCTGCCCGACGCCCCCATGCGCGACCGGAGCGGCCGCCCGGTCTGGCTTCTCGAAGCCCTGGGCGGCGAGGAGACGATCATTCACGTGCCGAATGGAGAAGCCCCGCCTGCGGGACGTCGGGTCGTCACCATCGGCGAGGATCTCATCGACGAAGGCGGTTATTTCGCGCGACGTTTCGATGCCGCCCCGGGGAGCACCTATCTCATCCGGCCCGACCAGCACCTGGCCGCCCGCTGGCGTCACATGGAGCCCAGCGCGATCGAGCGCGCCTCCCGTCGCCTGCGGGGCCTCGAAGGAGGATCCGCTTGA
- a CDS encoding MBL fold metallo-hydrolase → MAEKAFASTGDLSEKRVSFTEIGPGLYAYTAEGDPNTGVIVGDDSCMVIDTQATPAMAEDVIARVRRVTDKPIKYVVLSHYHAVRVLGASAYNAQGILASRATYDLIVERGQQDKESEIGRFPRLFRGASSIPEGLTWPTLTFERSLSVFLGRREVRLMHLGAGHTAGDIVAWVPDAEVMFTGDLVEYHSACYCGDAHLRAWPRTLDAILGFDPKAIAPGRGDALQGRRPVREAVAMTRDFVTSLYGAAELSVARGRSLKETFAAVREAMDPKFGAFAIYEHCLPFNVSRAFDEASGIDHPVIWTAQRDREMWAALQG, encoded by the coding sequence ATGGCTGAGAAGGCCTTTGCGTCGACGGGAGATCTTTCGGAGAAGAGGGTGTCGTTTACGGAGATCGGGCCGGGTCTTTACGCCTACACGGCGGAGGGCGACCCGAACACCGGCGTGATCGTCGGCGACGACAGCTGCATGGTGATCGACACCCAGGCCACCCCCGCCATGGCGGAGGACGTGATCGCGCGGGTGCGCCGCGTCACCGACAAGCCGATCAAGTACGTGGTGCTCTCGCACTATCACGCGGTGCGGGTGCTGGGCGCCTCCGCCTACAACGCGCAGGGCATCCTCGCCTCCCGGGCCACCTACGATCTCATCGTCGAGCGGGGCCAGCAGGACAAGGAGTCGGAGATCGGCCGCTTCCCGCGCCTCTTCCGCGGCGCCAGCAGCATTCCCGAAGGCCTCACCTGGCCGACCCTGACCTTCGAGCGCAGCCTGTCGGTGTTCCTCGGCCGGCGCGAGGTGAGGCTGATGCATCTCGGCGCCGGGCACACGGCGGGCGACATCGTCGCCTGGGTGCCGGACGCGGAGGTGATGTTCACCGGCGACCTCGTGGAGTATCACTCCGCCTGCTATTGCGGCGACGCGCATCTGCGCGCCTGGCCGCGCACGCTCGATGCGATCCTGGGCTTCGACCCCAAGGCGATCGCCCCGGGCCGCGGCGACGCGCTGCAGGGCCGCCGCCCGGTGCGCGAGGCCGTCGCCATGACCCGCGACTTCGTGACGAGCCTCTACGGCGCCGCCGAGTTGTCCGTCGCCCGCGGCCGCTCGCTGAAGGAGACCTTCGCCGCGGTGCGCGAGGCGATGGACCCGAAGTTCGGCGCCTTCGCCATCTACGAGCACTGCCTGCCCTTCAACGTGTCCCGCGCCTTCGACGAGGCCTCCGGCATCGACCATCCCGTCATCTGGACCGCCCAGCGCGACCGCGAAATGTGGGCCGCGCTGCAGGGATAG
- a CDS encoding DUF6448 family protein, translating to MSKPLVLMAALVGAGLSIVPVARAHCDAVGGPVATAALRALDTHNVNAVLPYVPASAEPELTTAFIQAMAVRTGGPDAKALADRSFMETAVRLHRAGEGAPHTGLKPAGTDFGPAIPAAEQALATGKAEPLLEFLSREIEHGVRERFAHAAGDKLKEPTSAADVPAAREHIREELGFIGYVEAIYLAIRDSRHAGAPAAADRCGH from the coding sequence ATGTCAAAGCCTCTTGTCCTTATGGCGGCTCTCGTTGGGGCCGGCCTGAGCATTGTGCCGGTCGCCCGAGCCCATTGCGACGCGGTTGGCGGCCCTGTCGCCACAGCCGCGCTTCGGGCGCTCGACACCCACAACGTCAATGCCGTCCTGCCCTATGTCCCGGCCTCCGCGGAGCCGGAGCTGACCACGGCCTTCATCCAAGCCATGGCCGTGCGGACGGGCGGGCCTGACGCGAAGGCACTGGCCGATCGCTCCTTCATGGAGACAGCCGTGCGGCTGCATCGGGCTGGGGAGGGCGCCCCCCACACCGGGCTCAAGCCCGCCGGGACCGACTTCGGGCCAGCCATTCCTGCCGCGGAGCAGGCGCTGGCCACCGGCAAGGCCGAGCCGCTACTGGAGTTCCTGTCGCGCGAGATCGAGCATGGGGTGCGGGAACGTTTCGCCCACGCTGCCGGCGACAAGCTCAAGGAGCCCACGAGTGCGGCGGACGTGCCTGCCGCCCGCGAGCATATCCGCGAGGAGCTCGGGTTCATCGGCTATGTGGAGGCGATCTACCTTGCGATCAGAGACAGCCGTCATGCGGGGGCGCCTGCCGCAGCCGACCGATGCGGACATTAG
- the hemA gene encoding 5-aminolevulinate synthase: MDYQAFFTSALDRLQAERRYRVFADIERLAGRYPEAIWHSPAGPRPITVWCSNDYLGMGQNRDVTRAMVETAWRIGTGAGGTRNISGNSHAIVGLEAELADLHGKEAALVFTSGYVSNQTGIATIAKLIPNCLVLSDALNHNSMIEGVRQSGCEKAIFRHNDLEHLEELLRAAGDRPKLIVFESVYSMDGDVSPIHAVCDLAERYGAMTYLDEVHAVGMYGPRGGGIAEREGAMHRLDVIEGTLGKAFGVMGGYIAASRAVIDAVRSFAPGFIFTTALPPAIAAAATASVRHLKASSVERQRHQRQVARTKAVLSGAGLPLLDTTTHIVPVMVGDAEACKAASDRLLDRHGIYIQPINYPTVPRGTERLRITPGPFHTDAHIDALARALVEVWTALNLPLAPKAAAAE; the protein is encoded by the coding sequence ATGGATTATCAAGCGTTCTTTACCTCGGCCCTCGACCGCCTCCAGGCAGAGAGGCGCTACCGGGTCTTCGCGGATATCGAGCGCCTCGCAGGCCGCTACCCGGAGGCGATCTGGCACAGCCCGGCCGGGCCGCGCCCCATCACCGTCTGGTGCTCCAACGACTATCTCGGCATGGGCCAGAACCGGGACGTGACCCGCGCCATGGTGGAAACCGCCTGGCGGATCGGCACCGGCGCCGGGGGCACCCGCAACATCTCCGGCAACAGCCACGCCATCGTCGGCCTCGAGGCGGAGCTCGCCGACCTTCACGGCAAGGAGGCGGCCCTCGTCTTCACGTCCGGCTACGTCTCGAACCAGACCGGCATCGCGACCATCGCCAAGCTGATCCCGAACTGCCTCGTCCTGTCGGACGCCCTCAACCACAACTCGATGATCGAGGGCGTGCGCCAGTCCGGCTGCGAGAAGGCGATCTTCCGCCACAACGACCTGGAGCACCTGGAGGAGCTCCTCCGGGCCGCCGGCGACCGGCCCAAGCTCATCGTCTTCGAGAGCGTCTATTCCATGGACGGGGACGTCTCCCCCATCCACGCCGTCTGCGACCTGGCCGAGCGCTACGGCGCCATGACCTACCTGGACGAGGTCCATGCGGTCGGCATGTACGGCCCCCGCGGCGGCGGCATCGCCGAGCGCGAGGGGGCCATGCACCGGCTCGACGTGATCGAGGGGACCCTGGGCAAGGCCTTCGGCGTCATGGGCGGCTACATCGCGGCCTCCCGGGCGGTGATCGACGCCGTGCGCAGCTTCGCCCCGGGCTTCATCTTCACCACCGCCCTTCCCCCGGCCATCGCGGCCGCCGCCACCGCCTCGGTGCGCCACCTGAAGGCCTCCTCGGTGGAGCGGCAGAGGCACCAGCGCCAGGTGGCCCGGACCAAGGCGGTCCTCTCCGGGGCCGGGCTGCCCCTCCTGGACACGACGACCCACATCGTGCCGGTGATGGTGGGGGACGCCGAGGCCTGCAAGGCGGCCTCGGACCGCCTGCTGGACCGGCACGGCATCTACATCCAGCCGATCAACTACCCCACGGTCCCCCGGGGCACCGAGAGGCTGCGCATCACCCCCGGCCCGTTCCACACGGACGCCCATATCGACGCCCTGGCCCGCGCCCTGGTGGAGGTCTGGACCGCCCTGAACCTGCCCCTGGCCCCCAAGGCCGCCGCAGCGGAATAA
- the murA gene encoding UDP-N-acetylglucosamine 1-carboxyvinyltransferase, producing MDRIRIRGGAPLTGTIPISGAKNAALPLMIASLLTEETLELANVPRLADISSLLRIMSNLGVDHMIAGRRPGESTETGQTIRLSAKSIIDTCAPYELVSTMRASFWVIAPLLARFGHARVSMPGGCAIGTRPVDLLIMALAKLGAAIEIDGGYVVATAAKGLKGAEIDFPKVTVGGTHVALMAATLAEGTTVIRNAAREPEVVDLAECLVKMGAKVQGAGTSEIAVEGVSRLGGATHEVLPDRIETGTYAMAVAMTGGDIMLANTRPELLQFALDVLGQAGADVTPTVGGIRVRRNGNGIQPVDVTTDPFPGFPTDLQAQFMALMTRANGTSRIRETIFENRFMHVQELARLGARIRLDGDSAYVEGVPTLKGAPVMATDLRASVSLVIAGLAAEGETTINRVYHLDRGFEALETKLARCGADIERLRG from the coding sequence ATGGACCGCATTCGAATCCGGGGCGGCGCGCCTCTCACGGGCACGATTCCGATCTCAGGCGCCAAGAACGCGGCCCTGCCTCTCATGATCGCGAGCCTCCTGACGGAGGAGACCCTGGAGCTCGCCAACGTGCCGCGCCTGGCCGACATCTCGTCGCTCCTGCGCATCATGAGCAACCTGGGCGTGGATCACATGATCGCCGGCCGCCGCCCGGGCGAATCCACGGAAACCGGGCAGACGATCCGCCTCTCGGCCAAGTCCATCATCGACACCTGCGCGCCCTACGAGCTGGTCTCCACCATGCGGGCGAGCTTCTGGGTCATCGCGCCCCTCCTGGCCCGATTCGGCCATGCGCGGGTGTCGATGCCGGGTGGCTGCGCCATCGGCACGCGCCCGGTGGACCTGCTCATCATGGCCCTGGCCAAGCTCGGGGCCGCCATCGAGATCGACGGCGGCTACGTGGTCGCGACGGCGGCGAAGGGCCTCAAGGGCGCCGAGATCGACTTTCCGAAGGTGACGGTGGGCGGCACCCATGTGGCGCTCATGGCGGCGACCCTCGCGGAGGGAACCACCGTGATCCGTAACGCCGCCCGGGAGCCCGAGGTCGTCGACCTCGCCGAGTGCCTCGTGAAGATGGGCGCCAAGGTCCAGGGCGCCGGCACGTCCGAGATCGCGGTGGAGGGGGTCTCCCGCCTCGGCGGCGCGACTCACGAGGTGCTGCCCGACCGGATCGAGACCGGCACCTATGCCATGGCCGTGGCCATGACGGGCGGGGACATCATGCTCGCCAACACCCGTCCGGAACTCCTGCAGTTCGCCCTGGACGTGCTGGGCCAGGCGGGAGCGGACGTCACGCCCACCGTCGGCGGAATCCGCGTCCGTCGCAACGGCAACGGGATCCAGCCGGTCGACGTGACCACGGACCCGTTCCCCGGCTTCCCCACCGACCTGCAGGCCCAGTTCATGGCCCTCATGACCCGGGCCAACGGCACCTCCCGCATCCGCGAGACGATCTTCGAGAACCGGTTCATGCACGTGCAGGAGCTCGCCCGCCTCGGGGCCAGGATCCGTCTCGACGGCGACAGCGCCTATGTGGAGGGCGTACCGACCCTCAAGGGGGCGCCGGTCATGGCGACGGACCTGCGCGCCTCCGTGTCCCTGGTCATCGCCGGCCTCGCGGCGGAAGGGGAGACCACGATCAACCGGGTCTATCACCTCGACCGGGGGTTCGAGGCCCTGGAGACCAAGCTCGCGCGCTGCGGCGCCGACATCGAAAGGCTGAGGGGCTGA
- a CDS encoding DUF2948 family protein, protein MDLLKLVALDRDDLTVISMHLQDAIVRVGDIAYLPKERCFAIVARRFDWEAGPDQPPQRRLTGMHFQQVKAVRVRGIDQTNRDAVLNLLAISFEEKDPPSGTATLIFAEGGAIQVDVDCIEMQMKDLGPVWAAESRPAHGETSAEPI, encoded by the coding sequence ATGGATCTCCTGAAACTCGTCGCTCTCGACCGGGACGACCTCACCGTCATCTCGATGCATCTCCAGGATGCCATCGTGCGCGTCGGCGACATTGCCTATCTGCCGAAGGAGCGCTGCTTCGCCATCGTCGCCCGCCGCTTCGACTGGGAGGCAGGTCCCGACCAGCCGCCGCAGCGGCGCCTGACAGGCATGCATTTTCAGCAGGTCAAGGCGGTCCGCGTGCGCGGCATCGACCAGACGAACAGGGACGCCGTGCTCAACCTTCTCGCCATCTCGTTCGAGGAGAAGGATCCGCCGTCGGGCACCGCCACCTTGATCTTCGCCGAAGGCGGGGCCATTCAGGTCGACGTGGATTGCATCGAGATGCAGATGAAGGACCTGGGACCCGTCTGGGCCGCCGAGAGCCGGCCCGCGCACGGCGAGACGTCGGCGGAGCCGATCTGA
- the hisD gene encoding histidinol dehydrogenase, whose product MAQRLDAREAGFAQAFAALLSAKREVSEDVDQAVRAIIDDVIARGDDALIDYTRRFDHLDLRPEDLRVRDEEIDAAEAQCSRETLDALALAKERIEIYHRAQRPQDSMSTDSLGVTLGWRWTALESVGLYVPGGRASYPSSVLMNAVPAKVAGVPRVVMVVPTPRGETNPLVLAAARLAGVDEIFRIGGAQAVAALAYGTASVAPVSKIVGPGNAYVAAAKRRVFGQVGIDMIAGPSEVLVLADAHANPDWVAADLLAQAEHDPVAQSILVTDSPALADAVEAAVRRQLETLPKAEIAGASWRDYGAIILVESLRDAIPLVDRLAPEHLEIETQDPEALAAKVRNAGSIFLGSHTPEAIGDYVGGPNHVLPTARSARFSSGLGVLDFMKRTSILKCDPGALRALGPAAIALGRSEGLEGHARSVAIRLNL is encoded by the coding sequence ATGGCGCAAAGACTCGACGCGCGGGAGGCCGGCTTCGCGCAGGCCTTCGCCGCCCTCCTTTCGGCCAAGCGGGAAGTGTCGGAGGACGTGGACCAGGCGGTCCGCGCCATCATCGACGACGTGATCGCCCGCGGCGACGATGCGCTGATCGACTATACGCGCCGCTTCGACCATCTGGACCTCCGCCCGGAGGACCTGCGCGTCCGCGACGAGGAGATCGACGCCGCCGAGGCGCAATGCTCGCGGGAGACCCTCGACGCGCTCGCGCTCGCCAAGGAGCGGATCGAGATCTATCACCGCGCCCAGCGCCCGCAGGACTCGATGAGCACCGATTCCCTCGGCGTCACGCTCGGATGGCGCTGGACAGCGCTCGAATCCGTCGGCCTCTACGTCCCCGGCGGGCGGGCGAGCTATCCGTCCTCGGTCCTGATGAACGCCGTGCCCGCCAAGGTGGCCGGGGTGCCGCGGGTGGTCATGGTCGTGCCGACGCCGCGGGGCGAGACCAATCCCCTCGTCCTGGCGGCGGCGCGGCTCGCCGGGGTCGACGAAATCTTCCGCATCGGCGGTGCGCAGGCCGTCGCCGCCCTGGCCTACGGCACGGCATCGGTCGCCCCGGTGAGCAAGATCGTGGGGCCCGGGAACGCCTATGTGGCTGCGGCGAAGCGCCGGGTTTTCGGGCAGGTCGGAATCGACATGATCGCCGGCCCCTCCGAGGTGCTCGTCCTCGCCGATGCCCATGCCAATCCCGACTGGGTTGCGGCCGACCTCCTGGCCCAGGCGGAGCACGACCCCGTCGCCCAGTCGATCCTGGTGACCGACAGCCCCGCCCTGGCCGACGCGGTGGAAGCCGCCGTCCGGCGCCAGCTCGAAACCCTGCCGAAGGCCGAGATCGCCGGCGCGAGCTGGCGCGATTATGGAGCGATCATCCTGGTGGAGAGCCTTCGCGACGCCATCCCCCTCGTGGACCGGCTCGCGCCCGAGCACCTCGAAATCGAGACGCAGGATCCGGAAGCCCTGGCGGCGAAGGTGCGGAACGCGGGCTCGATCTTCCTCGGCAGCCACACGCCGGAGGCCATCGGCGACTATGTGGGCGGCCCCAACCACGTCCTTCCCACCGCCCGGTCGGCGCGCTTCTCCTCCGGCCTCGGGGTGCTTGACTTCATGAAGCGCACCTCGATCCTGAAATGCGACCCGGGCGCGCTGAGAGCGCTCGGGCCGGCCGCCATCGCACTCGGGCGGTCGGAGGGGCTCGAGGGGCACGCGCGATCGGTGGCGATCCGCCTGAACCTGTGA
- a CDS encoding UPF0262 family protein, with protein MASAGNERCRLVAVTLDEASIGRGNPDQEHERAIAIYDILEENFFALPHYDGGPYLLHIGLVEKKLCLEIKAQDGTPLVTHHLSLTPFRRTIRDYEMICDSYYKAIREASATQIEAIDMGRRGLHNEAAELLMKRLEGKVILDFDTARRIFTLIFALHWKG; from the coding sequence ATGGCGAGCGCAGGGAACGAGCGATGCCGGTTGGTCGCCGTCACGCTCGACGAGGCTTCCATCGGCCGGGGCAATCCGGACCAGGAGCATGAGCGCGCCATCGCCATCTACGACATCCTGGAGGAGAACTTCTTCGCGCTGCCCCACTACGACGGCGGCCCTTACCTCCTCCACATCGGCCTGGTCGAGAAGAAGCTCTGTCTCGAGATCAAGGCCCAGGACGGCACTCCCCTCGTCACCCATCATCTGTCGCTGACGCCCTTCCGCAGGACGATCCGCGACTACGAGATGATCTGCGACAGCTATTACAAGGCGATCCGGGAGGCGTCCGCCACCCAGATCGAGGCCATCGACATGGGCCGGCGCGGCCTGCACAACGAGGCCGCCGAGCTGCTGATGAAGCGCCTCGAAGGCAAGGTGATCCTCGATTTCGACACGGCCCGGCGCATCTTCACGCTGATCTTCGCCCTGCACTGGAAAGGCTGA
- a CDS encoding low molecular weight phosphatase family protein — protein MTVAETQPKRVHSVLFVCAMNAVRSPMAEAIARHYFGKSIYVQSAGVRKGEPNAFMVAALDEIGIDGSKHRPRTLHELEEWEGLNFDLIISLSPEAHHAALELTRTVAAEVEYWPTPDPTLVQGTREQVLDAYRNVRDGLSYRIRLRLRQGSEPQRPNEAEGS, from the coding sequence CTGACGGTGGCGGAAACGCAGCCCAAGCGGGTTCATTCCGTCCTGTTCGTGTGCGCCATGAATGCAGTGCGCTCGCCCATGGCCGAGGCCATCGCGCGGCACTATTTCGGCAAGTCGATCTACGTCCAGTCCGCCGGCGTGCGGAAGGGGGAGCCCAACGCCTTCATGGTCGCCGCCCTCGACGAGATCGGGATCGACGGCAGCAAGCACCGCCCGCGCACCCTGCACGAGCTGGAGGAGTGGGAGGGGCTCAACTTCGACCTCATCATCTCCCTCTCTCCCGAGGCCCACCACGCCGCCCTGGAGCTGACCCGCACCGTCGCCGCCGAGGTGGAGTACTGGCCGACCCCCGACCCGACCCTCGTCCAGGGGACCCGCGAGCAGGTCCTCGACGCCTATCGCAACGTGCGCGACGGGCTGTCCTACCGCATCCGGCTGCGGCTCAGGCAAGGGTCAGAACCCCAGCGCCCGAACGAGGCTGAGGGTTCCTAA
- a CDS encoding AzlD family protein codes for MTDPAALAAGPWGPVLAIAGMALMTFLCRIAGAVVMSRVAITPRMERGLRALPGSIILATILPMTVDSGPPAFVAIAAGVVTMALTRAELAGLAAGLGTLSLVRALGF; via the coding sequence ATGACCGATCCCGCCGCCCTCGCCGCAGGCCCCTGGGGCCCGGTCCTCGCCATCGCGGGCATGGCGCTCATGACCTTCCTCTGCCGGATCGCCGGCGCGGTGGTGATGAGTCGCGTCGCGATCACCCCGCGCATGGAGCGCGGGCTTCGCGCCCTGCCCGGCTCGATCATCCTCGCCACGATCCTGCCCATGACCGTCGACAGCGGCCCGCCGGCCTTCGTCGCCATCGCCGCGGGCGTGGTGACGATGGCTCTGACCCGCGCCGAGCTCGCGGGGCTCGCCGCGGGCTTAGGAACCCTCAGCCTCGTTCGGGCGCTGGGGTTCTGA
- a CDS encoding AzlC family ABC transporter permease, with translation MSSPRPSFSLPGLLPGARAAIPAFPGFIVFAMAFGAAAAQKGLSLGETMGLSAFVYAGASQMVGLEIWQKVWSPATILAIATVTAVVNARMILLGATLQPWLRHEPLPRTALNLFLVTEAGWLLGTRYYSEGGRDTAVLLGCGITLWLVWQASTFAGYFAGVLVPEPRRFGLDLVMPVFFSVMLVPLWKGARHALPWLVAGAVSLAVHALVPGYFFIVAGALAGVVAGMLIE, from the coding sequence ATGTCCTCCCCTCGCCCCTCCTTCTCCCTCCCCGGCCTGCTGCCGGGCGCGCGCGCCGCGATCCCGGCCTTTCCCGGCTTCATCGTCTTCGCCATGGCCTTCGGCGCGGCGGCGGCGCAGAAGGGGCTCTCCCTCGGCGAGACCATGGGCCTGAGCGCCTTCGTCTACGCGGGCGCGTCCCAGATGGTCGGCCTGGAGATCTGGCAGAAGGTCTGGTCTCCGGCGACGATCCTCGCGATCGCGACGGTGACGGCGGTCGTGAACGCACGCATGATCCTGCTCGGAGCGACGCTGCAGCCCTGGCTCAGGCACGAGCCCCTGCCGCGCACGGCGCTCAACCTCTTTCTCGTGACGGAGGCCGGCTGGCTTCTGGGAACCCGCTACTACAGCGAGGGGGGGCGCGACACGGCGGTGCTGCTCGGCTGCGGCATCACGCTCTGGCTCGTATGGCAGGCCTCGACCTTCGCAGGCTACTTTGCCGGCGTCCTCGTGCCCGAGCCCCGTCGCTTCGGCCTCGACCTCGTCATGCCGGTCTTCTTCAGCGTCATGCTCGTGCCCCTGTGGAAGGGAGCCAGGCACGCCCTGCCCTGGCTCGTGGCGGGAGCGGTTTCCCTCGCCGTCCACGCCCTCGTGCCCGGCTACTTCTTCATCGTCGCCGGCGCCCTGGCCGGCGTGGTCGCGGGGATGCTGATCGAATGA